CATCCAACAGGTCCGATTGATCCAAGTCTTAATGAACCAACTTATAACGTCCCCTTTTCGACAATCTTTACTCCTAGTGATACAGGCGGGATATCGTATGACGGCACGAGCTATTTCTTTACCAGAGACCCTGCGAGTAATGCGGTCATTAAAAACTATGTAATGATGCTTACGCCACTTAATCTTGCAGATTGCGCTAACCCTGCACCGCTGGATGAGATTGACTTAAATACTTTCCAGCCAATATATGTCGATGGTGTGGCCGTCAACCAACCTGGGGTTGTTGAAGGAACACCGACCGCTTTAATCACTGAAAACCAGATTGACCAAGTTAAAGATGGCTTCTCTTTACAGTTCAACTGGAATCTTGAAAAACACAAATTCATGGTGGGTGCATCCATCGATTCAGCGAATGCCGATTATTCAAACTATCAACGTTTAGGCTTTCTTGATTTCGAGCGCAATGGTTATTTGGATCCTGCACAAGCACATCCACAGTTTGCTGGCGCATTCGTTCCGCTGGCCAATAATAATTTTGAGGGTACGCAAGTTACCCAGAGTGTCTACTTTAGTGAGACATGGACGCCCGTTGAGACACTGCATTTAAGCGCTTCAGGTCGGTATAACCAAACGTTTGTAAAAAACAAAATTGCAGCCAGAAGTGGTTTTTTAAACTACAGCATAGGCGATGTGATTGCAGAGCCTGATCGATATAACGTTTGTGGAGATACCAATGGTGATGGCGTTGTCACAATGGCGGATTGCGCTGGCATCCCATTAGGCTATCGTCCGCTTAATTTAACCAGAGTCCTTGATCCGGCTGAAACCGAGAAATTCAGTTTTTACTCATTCAATCCATCTTTAGGCGTGAGTTGGCAAGCGAAAGAAAGCCTAAATGTTTACGCCAATTGGGCAAAGGGAACACGTGTACCTAGTGTGATTGAGTTGGGTTGTGCGTTTGACAAAACCCCGACGCTTTCAGGGGGTAATTTAATACCTAAAAGCCTCGCTGAAAACAGGCAATGTACCTTACCCACCAGTTTATCTGGTGACCCGTTTTTACCCCAAATACAAGCAACGACCTATGACATTGGCTTTCGAGGAAACTTACCTAGCGTATTTGGAATTGATGCGGTGCAATGGAATTTGGGAGCTTTCCAGACTGATTTAAAAGACGATATTTATTTTGTGGCTGTGGGCAATGGTGCAGGTTTTTTTGACAGCATTGGCAAAACGCGCAGAAGAGGGATTGAAGCAGGTGTTTCTGGTAAAAAAAATCGATGGGGTTTTCGTTTAAATTATTCGTTAACGGACGCCACATTCGAAGATAAATTTCGGATGATCAGCCTAGACAACAGTAGTTCTACAGATAGAAATGACGGTTACGGGCAGGCAATTGACGTAAAGCCCGGAAGCACCATGCCTGGCGTCCCTCTGCATAACTTGAATGCCACGCTGACCTATGATGTGACCGATCGGTGGACGCTAGGTGTCACTGGGGTAGCCCATTCCGACAGCTATTTGCGAGGCAATGAAAACAATGAGCATCGGCAGGGTGTAGCCCGCTCATTTGATGTTACCGATCCTCTATTAGGGCAAGTGACAGTAACTCGACCCCCAACCACAAACCCAGGAAAAGTGGATGGTTACGCCACATTTAACTTCCAGACCAGTTACCGATTCAACAAAGAGTGGACGGCCACCATGCTGGTTAATAATCTTTTTGATAAAGAGTATTTCAGCGCAGGTCGCTTAGGGCGTAACCCATTCTCTCCAAGCATCAATGGTGCGATTGGGCCGGATGGATATAACCATAACTCCGGAGATTGGCTAAGTACTAATTTTATCGCACCGGGTGCGCCTAGAGGTATCTGGTTCAGTTTGAATTGGCACTTTATGCCGGATTGATTGCATTGGGAAAAGCTCCTAATGCACTTGTGCAGATTTTGAAAGAATATGACCACCTGCGACCACCTAGGGAGTTCAATCTCGACTTGAAAAGCTGGAAACTAAATCACGATTGTGTGAATGGTGGTGGTACAGGCAGCCTTAAGTGCCTGCTAGTTGTATTTCGTTAAATCTGGAGTTTTATATAATGCAAAGAAAAATATTAAATTTAGCAGTAATTAGCGCATTAGGTTTCTCTCAATATGCACAGGCCGGATGGGTGACTGTGCCATCGACTGGTTTTACGGATTCAGCATATACCAATTGTTACAACGCAGGTCGTACATCAACTGCGGCAAGAGGTAACTTTGGATCACTGGCATTAGTTGCACAGCAATATCCATCCAATGGTGTGGTTGATACATGTTGGACAAATGCACCGGCTACTGAAGCTTCTTTACCTCCAGCTAGCCGTTCAGGAGCTGCATTCACTGGATTTACTCAAACAGGGAGTACGTCACGTGCAATCCCTAACCCAGTATCTGGTGGGATGGTTATTGGTAATGTGTATGAAAAATATTGGCGTAACCCAACAACCAATACATGTTTAATTGCAACTAGAGTCATTATGAGCGCAGTTGACTCTGATGCCGCCGTTGGAACCCAGTACTTCAAGGTAAATGATTTAGTTCGCAGTGGTTTTAGCGGTGCAGGAGATGTTTACTTTGCTTATGCCTTTCCGGCTAACCTGACACCTGTTTCTATTATGTCTCCAATCTACCGTGTAGGGCGTACCTTTACTTCTGTACAGCACCGTGCGTTAAGGTATGACACTCTTGCCAACAAATCTCAAAATGGTACTAACTATCTCGATCTGCCAACGAAAAACAGTGTGTCAGCTGAGATTACCGGAGAACCAACTGGGATTTTTGCTTCTACAACAGCCTCCACCACACTCGCGAAACAAGATGCTGTGGTGAATAGCAATCACATTGATTTCACACTAGATACTGTATATGCCAATGAAGATGGATCTTCTGGTGCTTATTCAGCTATCACGTACGTTGAAGCATCTTGTAATGCGTTGCCAACAGAGCAGTTTGGTGCAATCAGGCTCCGTCAAACAGGGCAGGAGAATGCTACGTTAAAAGCAATTGACATTACTGGCTACACGATTGGTACACCATAGTGTTAGAGCTTGGAATCAGCTTAGCAAGCAAAAATATTGAAGCACTTGTGACCACCCAAAGAATTCAACCTCAACCAGATTAGAACTCACGAGGGACTAACGATTGTGGTGAATTGGTGATGCAGGCAGCCACAAATGCCTGCCTATTGTAACTCTAAGGAGTAAGAAATGAAAAACACGTTACTTAAGTTAGCGGTTATTGGAGCTTTAAGTTTTACTCAATATGCACAGGCAGGATGGGTGACAGTCCCATCAACCGGTTTCACGGGTTCTGCATATACAAATTGTTACAACGCAGGGCGTACCGCATCTGTACCTAAAGGTAACTTTGGATCACATCCTTTAGTTGCTGCTCAATATCCATCTTCAACTGCTAGTAATACATGCTGGACTACAGGACCATCTACTGAGGCAGCTTTGCCGCCAACCAGCAGAACTGGTAGTGCTTTTACAGGGTTTACTCAAACAGGGAGTGCTCTTCGTCCTATTCCTAACCCTGTGTCTGGAGGGTCAACTATTGGTAATGTTTATGAAAAATACTGGCGTAACCCGACCACAAATACTTGCCTGATTGCAACTCGCGTTAACATGTTGAATGTTGACTCTGACTCTGAGGCTGGCACACAGTACTTCGAAGTGAATGACGTTGTGCGCAGTGGTTTCAGCGGATCTAGCGATGTTTACATTGCTTATGCTTTCCCTAGCAATCTCACCCCTATTACTGTTATGTCACCAGTGTATCGCGCCGGTAGAACGTTCACATCAGTCCAACATCGTGCTTTGAAGTACGACACCCTAGCAAACAAAGCTCTAAATGGGACCAACTATCTGGATTTACCAACAGCAAACTCAGTGACATCAGCAACATCGGGAGAGCCTACTGGTATTTCTGCAACAACAACGGCATCAACAACAAGTGCTACTCAAGACGCAGTCGTTAACAGTAATCACGTGGATTTCACCATGGATGCCGTATATCAGGATGATGATGGCTCGACAAACGCATATTCAGCAATTGCTTATGTCGAGGCATCTTGCAGTGCTGTGCCGACCGAGCAAGCAGGGGCTATCAGATTACGTCAAACAGGCCAGGAAAATGCAACTCTTAAAGCAATTGATATGACAGGTTATGCGATTGGTACTCCATAAAGCTTTGGCTATGTTTGATCATTAAACTTTAGCAAGGCAATTTATTGCCTTGCTTCTAAATTTAGGAGTAAAAAAATGGCTGTGAAAATTTTTAACGCAACTGAAACTGAATACGTCGGCACTGCGGGTTCTGACTTAATTGTTGGTAATAACTTAGGAAATTACATAGATGCTGGTGATGGGAATGATGTCATTGTGGCGGGAGCCGGCGATGATAATCTAACCGGAGGAAGTGGTAACGACATCATCAGTGGCGGAGCTGGAAATGATGGCATTTTTGGAGGTGAGGGAGACGACATTCTTACTGGCGGCGAAGGTAATGATTTTGTGTCGGGTGGCAAAAGTGCACTCGGCAACGAAACAGTTGATGGGAATATTTTTATTGCAACGTCAGACGACTTTTTGTTAGGCGATACAGGTAATGATACTTTTGTAATCGGCAGTGAAGAGAATGCAACGGATATTACGATCTCTGCAGGTGTTTCTGGTCTTGATAATAGCGGTAACGCTGCTAGGTATATTGGTAAGGTTGAAGCCGAAGAAGGTAACGAAGACGCAGGTTTCCTAGTTTTTGACACAGTGACTGGTGAATTTGTAGAGCTAGATGATGATATTGCCGAAGAGGTTGAAACGGATGTACGTTTGAATTTCGTTACTCGTCCAGGGTCTTCCGCAATCAGCACATTTGCTTCTTCAATTGCCGGATACAACGCTGTTGATACGCTTGCATTCACGGAGTCAGGTGAGTTTGAGGGTATTCTATTCTCTGGGATTGAGCGTATCGAGTTATCAAGTGGTGTAAGTATTACTTTGGAAGCCGAACAGCTCGAAGAAAACGGCGAGTCTTTAGCATTAGGTGAAATCAATCCAGGCACCCACATCTACGGTGTCGCTGGCGGCGATGTTGAAAATGTCACGCTTGAACTTGAGTTTGAAGAGGAAGAGTTTGAGCCAGCAGCTACCATTGTTGGCGCCACTCCTGTCACCTACGACAAAGCAGTATTTGAAGTAGATGACTTTTCAGTGGCAAACATCTACCACAACGTGGATGTTACCTACGATGCATCTGAAGGTGTGGCAGGTAGTTTCACCCGCATTGATGGCGCTAATGAAGGTAGTGACGCACACGAAATCGTTGAAGGTAGCGAAGGCGTGGACTATGCAACGATGCGTTTGGGTGATGACACGGTGTATGGCAACGGCGGCAATGACTTGTTGATCGGTCATGGCGGTGCGGATTACCTGGATGGTGGCGAAGGCGATGACATTTTTGTCATTGGCGGTTTTGGTAGTGGTGTGCAAGGCACGACTTCTAAAGCAGATGACGGTAACAAAGAGTGGATCGCGACTGGCAGCAGTCATGATGTGATCGTCGGTGGTGACGGTGTGGATACATTGCGTATCACCACGGGCATTGGCGCTAACACCAAAGCCAACGGTACTGTTGTGCTCAACAACGACAATTTCCAATCGATGGAAGTGGTGCAAGTGGGCGGCACAGTGGGTCGCTTGAATGTAGAAAATACAGACTTGCAACTGCTGAACGATCACTACTACTTTAAAGCCAATGGCACTGTATCTGACCTTTCCAACACACTGGGTAATAACGGCGGCACGATCAACAATGTCGTCGTTGATGCGTCTGGTGTGACCAACAATAGCTTGCGTTTTGAAGGCAATGCTAACCAGCAGACCTTTATTGGTACCAGCAAGGCTGACGTGTTTGTGGGCAACGGCGGTAACGATACCCTGACAGGTGGTGGCGGTAAGGATACGTTTGTCTTTGGTAAGGTGTATGAAGAAGTTGTCACTGGTTCATCTACCAGTGTGCAAACTTACACGAATACGGCGTTTAACCTGACCGGAGTAGACACCATCACTGACTTCAGCCGTGGCAACGACAAACTGGAATTGCATTTAGACCAGTATAGTCAACTGACTGGGTTTAACAGCAGCATGCTGCGGGTGAACTCAACCGGCACGGCGCAGGACGCAAACGACTACCTGGTGTACAACACTACGACCAAAACCCTCAGCTATGACGCTGATGGTAATGGTAGCGGTGCGAAGGTAGACATTGCTATCCTGACGGGCGTCAATACATTGTCCACTTCTGACTTTGTAATCGTCTAATCACGATATTGGCAGGCGGTTAACCCCGCTTGCCAATTTTTTTATATTGAATCATTGATCGTGAATATGTCGTCACAAGCAGAATCCATCCAGCAAACCTTATCCGAACTTTGGCCTTTGTGGCGCAAAGTATGGCTGTTTGGCTTGGTGACCCATCTGCTAATTTTGGTGCCCTCTTGGTATATGCTGGAGGTGTATGACCGCGTCATTAATAGTCGCAATGTGTCGACGTTGTTGATGCTGACAGTCATGGCGACCTTTGCATACCTGGTGATGGAAGCGCTGGAGTGGCAACGACGCCATCTGTTACAGGCAGGGGCCAATCGCTTTGAACAGGGATTGCAGCAGCGGGTGTTTGAGCGTGTGTTCGCCGCTAAATTAGCCATGCAGACGTTTCCCGCACAACAAGTATTTGCCGATTTTTCTACCCTCAAAAATGCGTTGCACTCTTCGGCCTTGCTGGGCCTGATCGATGCCCCTTTTTGTTTGATTTTTCTCGCTGCCGTGTTCTGGATTCATCCGGCACTGGGCGTGCTCACCTTATTTGGATTAGCGATACAACTCGTATTGACCGTGCATAACCAGTCGCGCGTGGCGCCGTTAATGCAGCAGGCGAACCTGCATGCAATTGAGTCACAGCGTTATTTTGCAAGTATCAGCCGCCATGGGGATGTGATGCACGCGATGCAGATGTTGGTGCCGATAGAACAACGCTGGTTGCAACATCAGCATGGCTTTTTGTGGCAGCAGGCGCAGGCCTCGGAGCTGGCGGGAAAAAGCGCCGCCGCCTCGCGCTGGTTACAAACCTTGCAAACCAGTTTGATTCTGGGTCTGGCCTGTTATTTGTTTATCGAAGGCGAGTTAATGAATGGCGGCGCCATGATGATCGTGGCCTCCATTTTAGCCGCGCGGGTACTC
This Methylophilus medardicus DNA region includes the following protein-coding sequences:
- a CDS encoding TonB-dependent receptor domain-containing protein, coding for MATQPVWAEALNTQLPTKQEEGFSVPVNVDIPAQPLANSLHDLGKATGMNISFPNDVVSGKTAPEVRGRMTRKEALQRVLGESGLVPKTEGNNIVIQKPPKEAKKDIQLDKVEVRAKRFYEVGPLPGLGLTKEEIPGNVQSISAKEIKEAHSLSITDLMNRKLQSVTVNDYQGNPFQMDVQYRGFTAGPQIGTPQGLSVFLDGIRVNEPFGDVVNWDMIPMNALAGVDVFPGSNPIFGLNTLGGAFSMKTKDGFNNAGLDADVLTGSFGRKQLQAEAGWNNGTIGLFAAGNFFLEDGWRKNSPSKVNQLFTKASFRGEKIDLNFSTLLVGNDLTGNGLIPSEMYEKNRNDVFTSPDETKNRLSQFQLSGSYFVNDTFTITGQVHRRNSKRSQKGTDVMTDYADDLTAKRRPAASEQFTCLYRTSGANAYSPGSQANRYGLPDYIVVPVNYDNPGVSGGNFDFENSAFNQDFNNGTLDISNYTNLINTELPDEVVTRFKYTYEEFKNFSEANAYTRGNVKPHPTGPIDPSLNEPTYNVPFSTIFTPSDTGGISYDGTSYFFTRDPASNAVIKNYVMMLTPLNLADCANPAPLDEIDLNTFQPIYVDGVAVNQPGVVEGTPTALITENQIDQVKDGFSLQFNWNLEKHKFMVGASIDSANADYSNYQRLGFLDFERNGYLDPAQAHPQFAGAFVPLANNNFEGTQVTQSVYFSETWTPVETLHLSASGRYNQTFVKNKIAARSGFLNYSIGDVIAEPDRYNVCGDTNGDGVVTMADCAGIPLGYRPLNLTRVLDPAETEKFSFYSFNPSLGVSWQAKESLNVYANWAKGTRVPSVIELGCAFDKTPTLSGGNLIPKSLAENRQCTLPTSLSGDPFLPQIQATTYDIGFRGNLPSVFGIDAVQWNLGAFQTDLKDDIYFVAVGNGAGFFDSIGKTRRRGIEAGVSGKKNRWGFRLNYSLTDATFEDKFRMISLDNSSSTDRNDGYGQAIDVKPGSTMPGVPLHNLNATLTYDVTDRWTLGVTGVAHSDSYLRGNENNEHRQGVARSFDVTDPLLGQVTVTRPPTTNPGKVDGYATFNFQTSYRFNKEWTATMLVNNLFDKEYFSAGRLGRNPFSPSINGAIGPDGYNHNSGDWLSTNFIAPGAPRGIWFSLNWHFMPD
- a CDS encoding calcium-binding protein, with the protein product MAVKIFNATETEYVGTAGSDLIVGNNLGNYIDAGDGNDVIVAGAGDDNLTGGSGNDIISGGAGNDGIFGGEGDDILTGGEGNDFVSGGKSALGNETVDGNIFIATSDDFLLGDTGNDTFVIGSEENATDITISAGVSGLDNSGNAARYIGKVEAEEGNEDAGFLVFDTVTGEFVELDDDIAEEVETDVRLNFVTRPGSSAISTFASSIAGYNAVDTLAFTESGEFEGILFSGIERIELSSGVSITLEAEQLEENGESLALGEINPGTHIYGVAGGDVENVTLELEFEEEEFEPAATIVGATPVTYDKAVFEVDDFSVANIYHNVDVTYDASEGVAGSFTRIDGANEGSDAHEIVEGSEGVDYATMRLGDDTVYGNGGNDLLIGHGGADYLDGGEGDDIFVIGGFGSGVQGTTSKADDGNKEWIATGSSHDVIVGGDGVDTLRITTGIGANTKANGTVVLNNDNFQSMEVVQVGGTVGRLNVENTDLQLLNDHYYFKANGTVSDLSNTLGNNGGTINNVVVDASGVTNNSLRFEGNANQQTFIGTSKADVFVGNGGNDTLTGGGGKDTFVFGKVYEEVVTGSSTSVQTYTNTAFNLTGVDTITDFSRGNDKLELHLDQYSQLTGFNSSMLRVNSTGTAQDANDYLVYNTTTKTLSYDADGNGSGAKVDIAILTGVNTLSTSDFVIV